The following are encoded in a window of Flavobacterium cupriresistens genomic DNA:
- a CDS encoding alkaline phosphatase, which produces MDRRKFFKNGSLFTIGAVMMNPLEGSANVLDLEEVNKNKKAKNIILLVSDGMSTGTLNMADLFLSRKNGIGSNWLQLYKDNKVSRALMDTASASSIVTDSSAASSSWGGGFRVNNGVLNVSPTGEPHLPIWQKFKKGGKMAGCVTTVPITHATPAGFCVNSKSRNAQEDIAQQYLDLGFDIMMGGGANYFSPELRKDKKDMYAAFKAKGYQVVKTKSEMESASNSESVLGVFSDDGLPYYVDRNSDENLKKTIPSLAQMTQKAIDRMKNHKNGFVLQVESGKVDWAAHANDIAGLIHDQIEFDEAVKAAIDFAEKDKETLVIITTDHGNANPGIIYGKYANDNFDSIQKYTQTNEWILNQIKHDSTVSQVKEIIEKANGHSVADQEAKTVLGYYDGLHKEDGLYNYKKLPYRAFAEMQGKINSVGWISMDHSADYVELAMFGPGSELLKPFVKNTDLHYLMLQAAEVENKF; this is translated from the coding sequence ATGGACAGAAGGAAGTTTTTTAAGAATGGCTCTTTATTTACAATTGGAGCAGTGATGATGAATCCTCTGGAGGGCTCTGCCAATGTTTTAGATTTAGAGGAAGTTAATAAAAACAAAAAAGCCAAAAATATTATACTGTTAGTCAGTGACGGAATGAGTACCGGAACATTGAATATGGCTGATTTGTTTTTGAGCAGAAAAAATGGCATTGGTTCCAATTGGTTACAGTTGTATAAAGACAACAAAGTTTCAAGAGCTTTAATGGATACGGCATCTGCGAGTTCCATAGTCACAGATTCATCTGCAGCCAGTTCATCCTGGGGAGGTGGTTTTAGGGTCAATAATGGTGTGCTGAATGTAAGTCCGACAGGAGAGCCTCATTTACCTATTTGGCAAAAATTTAAAAAAGGCGGAAAAATGGCGGGCTGTGTCACGACCGTTCCCATTACTCATGCCACTCCAGCCGGATTCTGCGTGAACAGCAAAAGTAGAAATGCTCAGGAAGATATAGCCCAGCAATATCTGGATCTTGGTTTTGATATTATGATGGGCGGAGGAGCAAATTATTTCAGTCCGGAACTGCGAAAAGATAAAAAAGACATGTATGCCGCTTTTAAAGCTAAAGGTTATCAGGTTGTAAAAACGAAATCTGAAATGGAAAGTGCATCCAATTCGGAGTCCGTTTTAGGTGTTTTTTCAGATGATGGCCTTCCATATTATGTAGATAGAAATAGTGATGAAAATTTAAAAAAGACTATTCCCAGTCTTGCTCAAATGACCCAAAAGGCAATCGACAGAATGAAGAATCATAAAAATGGTTTCGTTTTGCAGGTTGAAAGCGGAAAAGTGGACTGGGCAGCACACGCCAATGATATTGCAGGCTTGATTCACGATCAGATTGAATTTGATGAGGCTGTAAAAGCGGCTATAGATTTTGCTGAGAAAGACAAAGAAACTTTAGTTATTATCACAACAGATCATGGAAATGCAAATCCGGGAATTATTTATGGGAAATACGCCAACGATAACTTTGACAGTATTCAAAAATATACCCAGACCAATGAGTGGATATTGAACCAGATTAAGCATGATTCGACAGTTTCACAAGTAAAAGAAATTATCGAAAAAGCGAATGGACATTCGGTTGCTGACCAAGAGGCTAAAACCGTGTTAGGTTATTACGATGGATTACATAAAGAGGACGGCTTGTATAATTACAAAAAGCTGCCTTATAGAGCTTTTGCAGAAATGCAGGGAAAAATAAATTCTGTCGGATGGATCAGCATGGATCATTCCGCAGACTATGTTGAATTGGCCATGTTTGGACCTGGGAGCGAGCTTTTAAAGCCTTTTGTTAAAAATACCGATCTGCATTATTTAATGCTCCAAGCCGCCGAAGTTGAAAATAAATTTTAA